In Erythrolamprus reginae isolate rEryReg1 chromosome 10, rEryReg1.hap1, whole genome shotgun sequence, one DNA window encodes the following:
- the RPP25 gene encoding ribonuclease P protein subunit p25, with amino-acid sequence MENFRKVKTSEQGSPLPFSDLQPHVVEMKVKEGSKIRNLMGFAMARMEKDEIRQIVFSGCGRAVTKTITCVEIMKRKLGGLHQVTKLQYRTLVEVWENQGPRSEGPPEHLTVHKNVPSIYILLSKDLVDPNQMGYQAPSPPGSHWPESRISPKATKRRFNAPHEED; translated from the coding sequence ATGGAGAACTTCCGTAAGGTGAAGACCTCCGAGCAAGGCAGCCCCTTGCCTTTCTCCGACCTGCAGCCCCACGTGGTGGAGATGAAGGTGAAGGAGGGCAGCAAAATCCGCAACTTGATGGGCTTCGCCatggccaggatggagaaggatGAGATCCGTCAGATCGTCTTCAGCGGCTGCGGGCGGGCGGTCACCAAAACCATCACCTGCGTGGAGATCATGAAGAGGAAGTTGGGAGGCCTCCACCAGGTCACCAAACTCCAGTACCGGACCTTGGTGGAAGTCTGGGAGAACCAAGGACCCAGATCCGAAGGGCCTCCTGAACATCTCACCGTCCACAAGAACGTGCCCTCCATCTATATCCTCTTGTCCAAGGACTTGGTGGACCCCAATCAGATGGGCTACCAAGCCCCCAGCCCTCCTGGCAGCCACTGGCCGGAGAGTAGAATCTCCCCCAAGGCAACCAAGAGACGGTTCAATGCACCCCACGAAGAGGACTAG